A region from the Helcococcus ovis genome encodes:
- a CDS encoding ABC transporter permease subunit — MIKLEIKKLHKSKLILFTILFAIIMSFYVNYRSNNILELSHEYKVSKVPGDTILIANARKNDFLFLKNLEYITRLNEIIDNNHYSKYSELNHFMSNIDKKTFKEKYDISKKFYELDYNLLTEVLKFYKDYKLELKDKLEKKDVNYAVLEMEYLKKNDIPRNNSFLEHLSTNYARRIIYNSKIIFGIPFLVFAILIFYGILSKEMEDGTINLLKTQPIDYRKLVISKLISMNLISIIYLSSFFIFFLLICFAQGINIGGFREIYRVFHEGLNPKYILAYNLMLLILLLFFTIMNLMYSIILFVNSIFRSKQVSLALLVALFGLGFTFTENIESLKTVFNPIYVMDYIRTINGKIFSMVSISGQYEYKELYSSNFYFLGVFILFTTILILATIYILRYNFKFNKVQDKIYINKYSVFRFEVRKINNNQSFLIYLLATLILIFSLHFFEKNKAINIKNYKIGENGEIKEIVEEVKLEKNRIEARGESIKNINLSDINSSFYALAKTQENHINNMIAGYKKGDSSLFYNSQKWLDIFRSTHYNTMFISKQDSLPFNTFENEVLSDVSIKDKVIPITKRDFKFSEYQIFNSNLIEKQVRNQERYGTNSGVYTIYRMLKYQDLDIIFLGIVMFMILHGYVSEKENGSQLNMIYTQPLNRFKYNITKVFS; from the coding sequence ATGATAAAATTGGAAATTAAAAAATTACATAAATCAAAGTTAATATTATTTACTATTTTATTCGCTATTATTATGTCATTTTATGTAAATTATAGATCTAATAATATTTTAGAATTAAGTCATGAATATAAAGTATCAAAAGTTCCAGGAGATACTATTTTAATTGCTAATGCAAGAAAAAATGATTTTCTTTTTCTAAAAAATTTAGAATATATAACTAGATTAAATGAAATTATAGATAATAATCATTACTCTAAATATTCAGAGCTTAATCATTTTATGTCAAATATAGATAAAAAGACATTTAAGGAAAAATATGATATAAGTAAAAAATTTTATGAATTAGATTACAATTTATTAACAGAAGTATTAAAATTTTATAAGGATTATAAATTAGAGTTAAAAGATAAACTAGAAAAAAAAGATGTTAATTATGCTGTTTTGGAAATGGAATATCTAAAAAAAAATGATATTCCTAGAAATAATAGTTTTTTAGAACATTTATCAACAAATTATGCAAGAAGAATCATATATAATAGTAAGATAATATTTGGTATACCATTTTTAGTATTTGCGATACTAATATTTTATGGGATTTTAAGCAAGGAAATGGAAGATGGTACGATTAATCTATTGAAAACTCAACCTATAGATTATAGAAAATTAGTTATTTCAAAATTAATTTCAATGAATTTAATTTCCATAATATATTTGTCATCCTTTTTTATATTTTTTCTATTAATATGTTTTGCTCAAGGAATTAATATAGGTGGATTTAGAGAAATATATAGAGTATTTCATGAAGGGTTAAATCCAAAATATATTTTAGCTTATAATCTTATGCTATTAATTTTATTATTATTTTTTACAATTATGAATTTGATGTATTCAATAATATTATTTGTAAATTCAATATTTAGAAGTAAGCAAGTATCATTGGCTTTGTTAGTTGCTTTATTTGGATTAGGTTTTACGTTTACAGAAAATATTGAAAGTTTAAAAACGGTATTTAATCCTATATATGTAATGGATTATATTAGAACAATTAATGGGAAAATATTTTCGATGGTATCAATATCGGGACAATATGAATATAAAGAATTGTATAGTAGTAACTTTTATTTTTTAGGTGTATTTATTTTATTCACAACAATATTAATTTTAGCCACAATTTATATACTTAGATATAATTTTAAGTTTAATAAGGTTCAAGATAAAATTTATATTAATAAATATAGTGTATTTAGATTTGAAGTAAGGAAAATAAATAATAATCAAAGTTTTTTAATTTATTTATTAGCAACATTAATTTTAATATTTTCTTTACACTTTTTTGAGAAAAACAAAGCTATAAATATTAAAAATTATAAAATAGGAGAAAATGGAGAGATAAAAGAAATAGTAGAAGAAGTTAAATTAGAAAAGAATAGAATAGAGGCTAGAGGTGAAAGTATAAAAAATATTAATTTGAGTGATATAAACTCTTCATTTTATGCTTTAGCAAAAACGCAAGAAAATCATATAAATAATATGATAGCAGGATATAAAAAAGGAGATTCTAGCTTATTTTATAACTCTCAAAAATGGCTTGATATATTTAGATCAACTCACTATAATACTATGTTTATTTCTAAACAAGATTCACTACCATTTAATACTTTTGAAAATGAAGTATTAAGTGATGTGTCTATAAAAGATAAAGTAATACCTATAACAAAAAGAGATTTTAAATTTTCAGAATATCAAATTTTTAATTCTAATTTGATAGAAAAACAAGTTAGAAATCAAGAAAGATATGGAACAAATTCAGGTGTATATACCATATACAGAATGTTAAAATATCAAGATTTAGATATAATATTTTTAGGGATTGTAATGTTTATGATACTTCATGGGTATGTATCGGAAAAAGAAAATGGAAGTCAGCTAAATATGATATATACACAACCCTTAAATAGATTTAAATATAATATTACAAAAGTTTTTTCATAA
- a CDS encoding ABC transporter permease subunit: MIKLEIKKLYKSKLILFTILFAVIMSFYVNYRSNTKDGLYIEYSSYESFSPLSIFYENFSENEYKLMNKENYGLDFEKMFKYHYRNYPKLMNFMTNIDKKSFKEKYDISKDFFYLEYNNLRDAIEYNKKYGLEIDDENDLKSWKYGIFEMEYIKENDLHTNIGYFEFLSTNYARRIIYNSKIIFGIPFLVFAILIFYGILSKEREDGTINLLKTQPIDYRKLVISKLISMNLISIIYLSSFFIFFALICFVQGINLGGFREIYRIFYDGVDPRYFKAYELILLILLSFTIIMNLIYSIIILINSIFRSKYSSLAFLISIFGLGYTFTENIKSLKTVFNPIYAMDHVRSIKGKINCVVEKNGLGTYQNINHSSLIYLLIFFIISVFLIFVAAKLSQFDFKVYEKEKQININKYSVFKFEVRKIVNNQSFVIYLLATLILIFSLHFFEVTEVLNGINFNLKPKGKLELYKHHLLLEEKKLKNLNGDMAESIQFNIEKYKKIINNYNNLIDGYNKNDSKKFYKAQSFQDKLEYDMRGMGGKIKKTPLTIYENILLNNVSVDNNVKPIVKQYFIFSHYQKFKSNFEETLDRKNAKYLTNSGIYTTYRMLKYQDLDIIFLGIIMFMIINGYVSEKENGSQLNMIYTQPLNRFKYNITKVFSQIYVLSIFCFVVFAFAILNGVITERFGEIKQPVIHYLTYVKNFNSINEEDALKTISTMPIWQYLTKTFIVMIMQGFLISSIATLFSIYTKSKNLLIAMTSGFILTGVILTNLLNVNIVKLYSPFSYLFANKVADNSVMIRNVIIGGNFVTSIMVLTVWSIIFMIIGSMIVNKRKQKI, from the coding sequence ATGATAAAATTGGAAATTAAAAAATTATATAAATCAAAGTTAATATTATTTACTATTTTATTCGCTGTTATTATGTCTTTTTATGTAAATTATAGATCAAATACAAAAGATGGGTTATATATAGAATATAGTTCATATGAAAGTTTTTCGCCTCTTTCCATTTTTTATGAAAATTTTTCTGAAAATGAATATAAGTTAATGAATAAGGAAAATTATGGCTTAGATTTTGAAAAAATGTTTAAATATCATTACAGAAATTATCCAAAACTAATGAATTTTATGACAAATATAGATAAAAAATCATTTAAAGAAAAATATGATATAAGTAAAGATTTTTTTTATTTAGAATATAATAATTTAAGAGATGCGATAGAATATAATAAAAAATATGGATTGGAAATTGATGATGAAAATGATTTGAAATCTTGGAAATATGGAATTTTTGAGATGGAATATATAAAAGAAAATGACTTACATACCAATATTGGATATTTTGAATTTTTGTCAACTAACTATGCAAGAAGAATAATATATAATAGTAAAATAATATTTGGTATACCATTTTTAGTATTTGCGATATTAATATTTTATGGGATTTTAAGCAAAGAAAGAGAAGATGGTACGATTAATCTATTGAAAACTCAACCTATAGATTATAGAAAATTAGTTATTTCAAAATTAATTTCAATGAATTTAATTTCCATAATATATTTGTCATCCTTTTTTATATTTTTTGCATTAATATGTTTTGTTCAAGGAATTAATCTAGGTGGATTTAGAGAAATTTATAGAATATTTTATGATGGAGTAGATCCAAGATACTTTAAGGCATATGAACTGATATTACTGATATTATTATCGTTTACGATAATAATGAATTTAATTTATTCAATTATAATACTTATAAATTCAATATTTAGGAGTAAATATTCTTCATTAGCCTTTTTAATATCAATTTTTGGATTAGGATATACATTTACAGAAAATATTAAAAGTTTAAAAACAGTATTTAATCCGATATATGCAATGGATCATGTTAGGAGCATAAAGGGTAAAATAAATTGTGTTGTAGAAAAAAATGGTTTAGGGACATATCAAAACATAAATCATAGTAGCTTAATCTATTTACTAATATTTTTTATTATTTCGGTATTTTTAATATTTGTAGCTGCAAAATTATCACAGTTTGATTTTAAGGTTTATGAAAAAGAAAAACAAATTAATATTAATAAATATAGTGTATTTAAATTTGAGGTAAGAAAAATAGTTAATAATCAGAGTTTTGTAATATATTTACTTGCAACATTAATTTTAATATTTTCTTTACATTTTTTTGAAGTAACTGAAGTATTAAATGGGATTAATTTTAATCTAAAGCCTAAAGGAAAATTAGAATTATATAAGCATCATTTATTATTGGAAGAAAAAAAACTAAAAAATTTAAATGGTGATATGGCCGAATCGATTCAATTTAATATAGAAAAATATAAAAAAATAATAAATAATTATAACAATTTAATAGATGGTTATAATAAAAATGATTCAAAAAAGTTTTACAAGGCTCAATCATTTCAAGACAAACTTGAATATGATATGAGGGGAATGGGAGGTAAAATAAAAAAAACACCACTTACTATATATGAAAATATTTTATTAAATAATGTATCAGTTGATAATAATGTAAAACCAATAGTAAAACAATATTTTATATTTTCACATTATCAAAAGTTTAAATCAAATTTTGAAGAAACTCTAGACAGAAAAAATGCAAAATACTTAACAAACTCAGGTATATATACAACATACAGAATGTTAAAATATCAAGATTTAGATATAATATTTTTGGGGATTATAATGTTTATGATAATTAATGGGTATGTATCGGAAAAAGAAAATGGAAGTCAGCTAAATATGATATATACACAACCCTTAAATAGATTTAAATATAATATTACAAAAGTTTTTTCACAAATATATGTATTATCGATTTTCTGTTTTGTAGTATTTGCATTTGCGATATTAAACGGTGTTATTACAGAAAGATTTGGAGAAATAAAACAACCTGTAATTCACTATTTAACATATGTTAAAAATTTTAATAGTATAAATGAAGAAGATGCACTAAAAACAATATCTACAATGCCAATTTGGCAGTATCTAACAAAGACATTTATAGTGATGATAATGCAAGGATTTTTAATATCATCAATAGCAACATTATTTTCAATATATACAAAGAGTAAAAATCTACTAATCGCAATGACTTCGGGATTTATATTAACAGGTGTGATTTTAACAAATTTATTAAATGTAAATATCGTAAAATTATATAGTCCATTTAGCTATTTATTTGCAAATAAAGTGGCAGATAATTCGGTCATGATAAGAAATGTAATAATCGGTGGGAATTTTGTGACAAGTATTATGGTATTAACTGTATGGAGCATAATATTTATGATAATTGGAAGCATGATAGTTAATAAAAGGAAACAAAAAATTTAA
- a CDS encoding helix-turn-helix domain-containing protein, with amino-acid sequence MECNLGDKLKEIRKSKNLSIEKFADKLNISSRQYFRIESNKSTPSLESLQKFSEILKIDLFKIYKELNDNDILEYLNLRNSLFVILDNREMEKLEEFLCNIESKYQHGMNIRNQILIEQLYLFVKGTLLFYNRNFQKSLKILNNSLKITIPNFKIKNFKTFEYNDIEYRILFCISFNYEYMNMQKIYLDIIKFMEENISEDNILYIQFIYNKYVSIYKNRQFEIVINELSKIISKLEKENKHKNLDRLYFLIGLSKKEINDIDYKNDIKKSIKIATLFKQEQLIDLYEYFLK; translated from the coding sequence ATGGAATGTAACTTAGGAGATAAACTTAAAGAAATAAGAAAATCTAAAAATCTATCTATTGAAAAATTTGCAGATAAATTAAATATTAGTTCTAGGCAATATTTTAGAATTGAATCTAACAAATCAACTCCTTCTTTGGAAAGTTTGCAAAAATTTTCAGAAATATTAAAAATTGATTTATTTAAAATATATAAAGAATTAAACGATAATGATATTTTGGAGTATTTGAATTTAAGAAATTCACTTTTTGTAATTTTAGATAATAGAGAAATGGAAAAGTTAGAAGAATTTCTTTGCAATATAGAGTCTAAATATCAGCATGGTATGAATATAAGAAATCAAATTTTGATAGAGCAGCTATATTTATTTGTTAAAGGGACATTGCTTTTTTATAATAGAAATTTTCAAAAATCGTTAAAAATATTGAATAATTCATTAAAAATAACTATTCCAAACTTTAAAATAAAAAACTTCAAAACATTTGAATATAATGATATAGAATATAGAATTTTATTTTGTATTTCATTTAATTATGAATATATGAATATGCAAAAAATCTACTTGGATATTATTAAATTTATGGAGGAAAATATTTCAGAGGATAATATACTGTATATACAATTCATATATAATAAATATGTTTCCATATATAAAAATAGACAATTTGAAATAGTGATAAATGAACTTTCAAAAATCATTTCTAAATTAGAAAAAGAAAATAAACATAAAAATTTAGATAGATTATATTTTTTAATTGGTTTATCAAAAAAGGAAATAAATGATATCGATTATAAAAATGATATAAAAAAATCAATTAAAATTGCTACTTTATTTAAGCAAGAACAATTAATTGATCTTTATGAATATTTTCTTAAATAA
- the hemW gene encoding radical SAM family heme chaperone HemW: MTNPIGLYLHIPFCQKKCNYCDFLTYTDEDEKIDLYVQYLLNEIRLYKNQNIFLDTVYIGGGTPSYLAASYMDKILKELKNTFKITENAEITIEMNPESVTEEKIKIYLENGVNRFSMGVQTFNNDVLQIMGRIHNSYTVFKKLKMLRELGCKNISIDLMLANPKQDMKVLEKDLEIVSKLDIDHVSYYSLILKEKTYFDIWYNDGKIELFDPEIERNMYHKVVNILKLNGFNQYEISSFAKSSKFESTHNKKYWNLQDYIGIGVGAASNIGLTRYTNHRKFDVYFKMIDNGDKPIQEVENLDKDTREKEYMMLKLRMQKGFEISDMNTRFNIDIMVKYGDVLKKNIENGILENDGINIKFTDFGIDNGNMFFRDLYKI; the protein is encoded by the coding sequence ATGACAAATCCAATTGGATTATATTTACATATTCCGTTTTGTCAGAAAAAATGTAATTACTGTGATTTTTTAACATATACAGATGAAGATGAAAAAATAGATCTTTATGTACAATATTTGTTAAATGAAATTAGATTATATAAAAATCAAAATATTTTTTTAGATACAGTATATATTGGGGGAGGGACACCTTCATATTTAGCAGCATCATATATGGATAAAATATTAAAAGAATTGAAAAATACATTTAAAATAACAGAAAATGCAGAAATTACCATTGAGATGAATCCCGAATCTGTTACAGAAGAAAAGATTAAAATTTATCTTGAAAATGGAGTAAATAGATTTTCAATGGGAGTACAAACTTTCAATAATGATGTATTACAAATTATGGGGAGAATCCACAATAGCTATACAGTATTTAAAAAGTTAAAAATGTTAAGAGAGCTCGGCTGTAAAAATATCAGCATAGATTTAATGCTTGCAAATCCTAAACAGGATATGAAAGTTTTGGAAAAAGATTTAGAAATTGTTTCAAAATTAGATATAGACCACGTTTCATATTATTCATTAATCCTTAAAGAAAAAACATATTTTGATATTTGGTACAACGATGGAAAAATTGAATTATTTGATCCGGAGATTGAAAGAAATATGTACCATAAGGTTGTAAATATATTAAAGCTAAATGGATTTAATCAATATGAAATTTCCAGTTTTGCAAAAAGTTCAAAATTTGAAAGTACGCATAATAAAAAATATTGGAATTTACAAGATTATATAGGTATAGGTGTGGGCGCTGCTTCTAATATTGGCTTAACAAGATACACAAATCACAGAAAATTTGATGTATATTTTAAAATGATTGATAATGGAGATAAGCCGATTCAGGAAGTTGAAAATCTTGATAAAGATACAAGAGAAAAAGAATATATGATGTTAAAACTCAGAATGCAAAAAGGTTTTGAAATATCAGATATGAATACAAGATTTAATATAGATATTATGGTAAAGTACGGAGATGTACTTAAGAAAAATATTGAAAATGGCATATTAGAAAATGATGGAATTAATATCAAGTTTACTGATTTCGGCATTGATAATGGTAATATGTTTTTTAGGGATTTGTATAAAATATGA
- a CDS encoding sodium-dependent transporter, whose amino-acid sequence MMEKLKFKSRWGFIIACVGSAVGMANVWGFPYKVGANGGGAFLLCYLLFIMIFSYTGLSSEYAIGRRAKTGTLGAYQYAWKTKNKEKIGKIIGWIPLIGTMTIAIGYSVIISYVFKALVDSLSGMLMTANPEQWFASFAFKNYSVIPYHIFVVIFTMITVLFGVRSIEKTNKIIMPLFFILFLILAIRVFFMPNAIEGYKFMFTPDWKHLINPMTWIWAMGQAFFSLSITGSGMIVYGSYLGEEVDILNGAKNTALFDTLAALVAALVMIPAAFAFNLDQSSGPGLLFNTLPKVLQNIHLGRIFAVILYTAVLFGGVSSMQNMLEAVTESITYKIKGANRKLVLLLLCIVVLSVGVFMEPIAETKGAILGGWGPWMDLVSIYVIPIGAAMGAFSWFWVWKKEEIIEEINKGSSKKIGKLWYFVGRWIYTPLAIILCLIALIYKISF is encoded by the coding sequence ATTATGGAAAAATTAAAATTTAAATCAAGATGGGGCTTTATTATAGCCTGTGTCGGTTCAGCAGTAGGTATGGCTAATGTATGGGGTTTCCCTTACAAAGTTGGAGCAAATGGTGGAGGAGCTTTTTTACTATGTTATTTGTTATTTATAATGATTTTTAGTTATACAGGACTATCATCTGAATATGCTATTGGTAGAAGGGCTAAAACAGGGACATTAGGAGCATATCAATATGCTTGGAAGACAAAAAATAAAGAAAAAATTGGTAAAATTATTGGTTGGATTCCTTTAATAGGGACTATGACTATAGCTATAGGTTATTCAGTAATTATTTCTTATGTATTTAAGGCTTTAGTTGACTCTTTAAGTGGAATGTTGATGACTGCTAATCCGGAACAATGGTTTGCCTCATTTGCTTTTAAAAATTATTCGGTAATACCATATCATATATTTGTAGTAATTTTTACAATGATTACAGTATTATTTGGGGTAAGAAGTATAGAAAAAACAAATAAGATAATTATGCCATTATTTTTTATTCTGTTTTTAATACTTGCAATTAGAGTATTTTTTATGCCTAATGCAATTGAGGGGTACAAATTTATGTTTACACCTGACTGGAAACATCTAATAAATCCCATGACATGGATTTGGGCAATGGGACAAGCATTTTTCTCCTTATCAATAACTGGATCAGGAATGATAGTTTATGGATCATATCTAGGAGAAGAAGTTGATATTTTAAATGGAGCTAAAAATACAGCTTTATTTGATACTTTAGCAGCATTAGTCGCAGCGTTAGTTATGATACCGGCTGCATTTGCATTTAATTTAGATCAAAGTTCAGGACCTGGTTTATTATTTAATACATTGCCTAAAGTATTGCAAAACATACATCTAGGAAGAATTTTTGCGGTTATATTATACACAGCAGTTTTATTTGGTGGGGTTAGTTCAATGCAAAACATGCTTGAAGCAGTTACAGAATCAATTACATATAAGATAAAAGGTGCAAATAGAAAACTTGTTTTATTACTTTTGTGTATTGTAGTTTTATCAGTAGGGGTATTTATGGAGCCAATCGCTGAAACAAAAGGAGCAATTTTAGGTGGATGGGGTCCATGGATGGATCTTGTTTCAATCTATGTAATTCCAATAGGTGCAGCAATGGGAGCATTTTCATGGTTTTGGGTATGGAAAAAAGAAGAAATTATAGAAGAGATTAATAAAGGAAGTTCAAAGAAAATTGGGAAATTATGGTATTTTGTAGGTAGGTGGATATACACACCGCTAGCAATTATTTTATGTTTAATTGCTTTGATTTACAAAATATCATTTTAG
- the dut gene encoding dUTP diphosphatase has translation MKLKMVTEKFKPKYATEGSAGFDLYCNNQEPVTVKPNEVVKIPTGIKVAIPEGYFGAIYPRSSTGIKHRITLANTTGIIDSDYRGDIQIFFVNNSDKDHVIHNGDRLAQMVIQPYVRVDIELVDELDETHRGEGGIGSTGR, from the coding sequence ATGAAATTAAAAATGGTAACAGAAAAGTTTAAACCTAAATATGCTACCGAAGGTTCAGCAGGATTTGATTTGTATTGCAATAATCAGGAACCAGTCACTGTAAAACCGAATGAAGTTGTAAAAATTCCAACTGGTATAAAGGTTGCAATTCCAGAAGGATATTTTGGGGCAATATATCCAAGATCCTCAACAGGAATTAAACACAGAATTACATTAGCAAACACAACAGGGATAATTGACAGTGATTATAGGGGAGACATTCAAATCTTTTTTGTAAATAATTCTGATAAGGACCATGTGATTCACAATGGAGACAGACTAGCTCAAATGGTAATTCAACCTTATGTAAGAGTTGATATTGAGTTAGTTGATGAGCTTGATGAAACACATCGTGGTGAAGGTGGGATTGGTTCAACTGGAAGATAA
- a CDS encoding Nif3-like dinuclear metal center hexameric protein: protein MQIREIIVKFEKKHPLDLQEKWDNGGIQVGNKNDEVKNILCTLEITEESLDYAIQNGCNLIVSHHPIIFPNVNNIQFDNFKGKKIIKAIKNDICIYASHTASDVSGFNEFLFEKIGYKSEGKIILTEGGYGYGSIASVDDSLDKIVLNIKEGLGLDKVNFYNANNEISRIGFISGSGMDFINEAISLGVDLFITGDVTHHVAMDTLEKGCSILDISHEGSERLFADFAEAFLLNEKLPENVQIFKYYNDEKYLPKII from the coding sequence ATGCAAATTCGAGAAATAATTGTAAAGTTTGAAAAAAAACATCCTTTAGATTTACAAGAAAAATGGGACAATGGTGGTATTCAAGTTGGAAATAAAAACGATGAAGTTAAAAATATTTTATGCACACTTGAAATTACAGAGGAATCTTTAGATTATGCTATCCAAAATGGTTGTAATTTAATAGTTTCTCATCATCCGATAATTTTCCCGAATGTGAACAATATTCAATTTGATAATTTTAAGGGCAAAAAGATAATTAAAGCAATAAAGAATGATATTTGTATTTATGCTTCACATACTGCTTCGGATGTTAGTGGATTTAATGAATTTTTGTTTGAAAAAATCGGATATAAATCTGAAGGTAAAATAATTCTTACTGAAGGAGGATATGGATATGGCTCAATTGCTAGTGTAGATGATTCTTTGGATAAAATAGTTTTAAATATAAAAGAGGGATTAGGTTTAGATAAGGTAAATTTTTATAATGCAAATAATGAAATTAGCAGGATAGGATTTATTTCAGGTTCAGGTATGGATTTTATAAATGAAGCAATTTCTTTAGGTGTGGATTTATTTATTACAGGAGATGTAACCCATCATGTTGCAATGGATACTCTTGAAAAGGGATGTTCGATTTTAGATATTTCACATGAGGGTTCAGAAAGATTGTTTGCTGATTTTGCAGAAGCATTTTTATTAAATGAAAAATTACCTGAAAATGTTCAAATTTTCAAGTATTATAATGATGAGAAATATTTACCTAAAATCATTTAA
- a CDS encoding tRNA (adenine(22)-N(1))-methyltransferase, giving the protein MKRLDILVSYIDENKIVADVGADHGITSIKVYEEKNPKKVIATDISANSLQKLRDKLENNNYNIETIVTDGIYALNQEVNQIIISGMGGFLIAEILERGIEVAKNAEKLILQPNNSQTHLRKWLHDNNFEIIDENICKEESYFYNIIVAKFRKNELVEKYSKEEFYKYGKSNILNKDEITKEIIEIEIQDLKDVYTRIEKINTDKTNKRKSEILGEIKILEGLLCKFEK; this is encoded by the coding sequence ATGAAAAGATTAGACATATTAGTAAGTTATATTGATGAAAATAAAATAGTTGCAGATGTGGGAGCTGATCATGGAATTACTTCTATAAAAGTCTATGAAGAAAAAAATCCTAAAAAGGTTATAGCGACAGATATTTCAGCAAATTCATTGCAAAAACTTAGAGATAAATTAGAAAATAACAATTATAACATTGAAACAATTGTCACAGATGGTATATACGCATTAAATCAGGAAGTTAATCAAATAATTATTTCGGGAATGGGAGGATTTTTAATAGCTGAAATTCTTGAAAGAGGTATTGAAGTTGCTAAAAATGCAGAAAAACTTATACTTCAACCAAATAACTCACAAACACATTTAAGAAAATGGCTACATGATAATAACTTTGAGATTATTGATGAAAATATCTGTAAGGAAGAAAGTTACTTTTATAATATTATTGTGGCTAAATTTAGAAAAAATGAATTAGTTGAAAAATATTCTAAGGAAGAATTTTATAAATATGGTAAGAGTAATATTTTAAATAAAGATGAAATTACAAAAGAAATTATTGAGATAGAAATACAGGATTTAAAGGATGTATATACTCGTATAGAAAAGATAAATACAGATAAGACGAATAAAAGAAAATCAGAAATTTTAGGAGAAATAAAAATTTTGGAAGGATTATTATGCAAATTCGAGAAATAA